In one Chitinophaga sancti genomic region, the following are encoded:
- a CDS encoding anti-sigma factor, which produces MAINIDISNYEEYLLSAVDGELNEEEQAALEIFLQQHPKYRQELLLLQSARFVPDDELHFDGKEMLYRQSDSNTLSAGNYEGFLLEYVDNELGADDQRKVEALAQQHPHISRELRLLEASRLKPDLSLKFPGKTVLYRSSTRVRAIWWWAAAAAVVAGVAVVMIPPHHTDVQGTEMAVHQEQPAVTTPSSRQVAKADETPAAPVIEKPVISTSPVASNRPVPTHVAPVAAVPQPAVPVTTREDIPASVALNRLPQPESTSSEIVQQLKEQKEQQHIANSGITAETDKAPVIAKSDNNNNKEEAMNTRVTDASRPVQGELVMSVTMRGDSKILNGVANVARFFSRKKK; this is translated from the coding sequence TTGGCGATAAATATTGACATATCGAACTATGAGGAATACCTGCTAAGTGCAGTGGATGGTGAACTGAATGAGGAAGAGCAGGCAGCGCTGGAGATTTTCCTTCAGCAGCATCCTAAATACAGGCAGGAGCTCCTGCTGCTGCAATCGGCGCGTTTTGTGCCGGATGATGAACTGCATTTTGACGGGAAGGAAATGTTGTACAGGCAGTCAGATTCAAACACGCTTTCTGCCGGAAACTATGAAGGCTTTTTGCTGGAATATGTAGATAATGAGCTGGGTGCAGACGATCAACGCAAAGTTGAGGCCCTCGCTCAGCAACATCCACACATCAGCCGGGAACTGCGATTACTCGAGGCTTCCAGGCTGAAACCGGATCTTTCACTTAAATTCCCGGGTAAAACTGTTCTTTACAGGAGTAGCACCCGTGTACGTGCCATCTGGTGGTGGGCAGCTGCGGCCGCTGTAGTAGCGGGAGTGGCGGTGGTAATGATTCCTCCGCATCATACAGACGTTCAGGGTACTGAAATGGCGGTTCACCAGGAACAGCCGGCAGTTACAACACCATCTTCCCGGCAGGTTGCCAAGGCAGATGAAACACCTGCTGCACCTGTGATAGAGAAACCAGTGATCTCCACTTCACCGGTAGCCAGCAATCGCCCGGTTCCGACACATGTAGCACCGGTGGCGGCTGTACCTCAGCCAGCAGTTCCGGTAACGACGCGGGAAGATATTCCGGCATCCGTGGCACTGAACAGGTTACCGCAGCCAGAGAGTACCAGCAGTGAGATTGTTCAACAGCTGAAGGAACAAAAAGAGCAACAGCATATTGCCAACTCAGGAATAACCGCTGAAACTGACAAAGCACCGGTAATAGCAAAATCAGACAACAACAATAATAAAGAAGAGGCCATGAATACCCGGGTAACGGATGCTTCCAGGCCCGTTCAGGGAGAACTTGTTATGTCAGTGACAATGAGAGGAGATAGTAAAATATTGAATGGCGTTGCAAACGTAGCGCGATTCTTTTCCAGGAAAAAGAAATAA
- a CDS encoding DeoR/GlpR family DNA-binding transcription regulator: MLKEERFEYILRKLQADHKVLHTELSNDLNVSEDTVRRDLEALAASGLLTKVRGGAIPHSPNPFNFTERIAIHEDDKRAIAEKALSFLHNGQTIIMDGGTTTYALAKLFPAALQLTVVTPSIPIAMLLMEHPGVEVILSGGRVFKSSQVTAGIETIRMLEKLRADICFMGVCSLHTEVGVTGPHLDEANVKNVMVQSASKVIALVTSEKMGTAEPYKVCGIRELDTIITDEAGLAMAGPYRELGINVS, translated from the coding sequence ATGCTGAAAGAGGAACGTTTTGAGTACATCCTCAGAAAGTTACAGGCAGATCATAAGGTATTACATACAGAGCTAAGTAATGACTTAAATGTATCAGAAGATACTGTACGTCGTGACCTGGAGGCCCTGGCGGCAAGTGGTTTGTTGACCAAAGTAAGGGGAGGGGCAATTCCCCACTCTCCCAATCCTTTCAATTTTACGGAGAGAATAGCCATTCACGAAGATGACAAAAGAGCGATTGCGGAAAAGGCGCTTTCTTTTTTGCACAATGGGCAGACTATAATAATGGATGGTGGTACTACCACTTATGCACTCGCTAAGTTATTTCCTGCTGCCTTACAGTTGACGGTTGTTACGCCCAGTATTCCCATTGCAATGCTATTGATGGAGCATCCGGGCGTGGAGGTCATTCTTTCGGGTGGGCGTGTTTTCAAAAGTTCGCAGGTAACAGCAGGAATAGAAACGATTCGTATGCTCGAGAAGCTACGTGCTGATATCTGTTTTATGGGGGTATGTAGTTTGCATACAGAAGTAGGTGTAACCGGTCCTCATCTGGATGAAGCGAACGTGAAAAATGTGATGGTACAGTCTGCAAGTAAGGTGATTGCACTTGTAACAAGCGAAAAAATGGGAACAGCGGAACCATATAAAGTCTGTGGAATAAGAGAGTTGGATACGATTATAACCGATGAGGCAGGATTAGCGATGGCAGGCCCTTACAGGGAGTTGGGTATTAATGTGAGCTGA
- a CDS encoding outer membrane beta-barrel protein — protein MKCKVLRYLILLLFICAGAHAQSADTIQVKGLIIVQGKDAKGKRIFKLYNDTAYARTQLKRNLQTRWFVLDLGYNNYMDRSDYNGAAAYALYPGDVYYSDLKSYTYSAAGLNTLAPRTGSSPLTPSEFKLIAGKSVNVNLWLFQQRLNIYRHKLNLIYGLGVEMNNYRFARNITYVPGYPTTIMRDTVSFSKNKLFVEYLSVPVMLNFNSNPARPSRAFKMSMGVMGGYLVKARTKQISKERGKEKHVDDFNLNKWRLSITGDVGYGPVKLYGNFALTPLHDYGLEQYPFSVGLRFNGF, from the coding sequence ATGAAGTGTAAAGTATTACGCTATTTAATTTTACTGCTTTTTATCTGTGCTGGTGCCCATGCCCAGTCAGCCGACACCATCCAGGTGAAAGGGTTAATTATTGTACAGGGAAAGGATGCCAAAGGCAAGCGCATCTTTAAGCTGTATAATGATACTGCTTATGCAAGAACTCAATTGAAACGCAATTTACAGACCCGTTGGTTCGTTTTGGATCTGGGATATAATAATTATATGGACCGGAGTGATTATAACGGGGCTGCTGCATATGCCCTGTATCCTGGTGATGTATATTATAGTGATCTGAAGTCATACACTTATTCTGCCGCAGGGTTAAATACCCTGGCGCCCAGAACAGGTAGTTCTCCGCTCACACCGTCTGAGTTTAAGTTGATTGCCGGCAAGTCAGTCAATGTTAATCTCTGGTTGTTCCAGCAGCGATTGAATATATACAGGCATAAACTGAACCTGATTTATGGGCTGGGAGTAGAGATGAACAACTATCGGTTTGCCCGTAATATTACTTATGTTCCTGGTTATCCCACTACTATTATGAGGGATACTGTGAGCTTTTCCAAGAATAAGCTGTTTGTGGAGTATTTGAGTGTGCCTGTCATGTTGAACTTTAACAGCAATCCTGCCAGACCTTCCCGTGCTTTCAAAATGAGCATGGGAGTAATGGGCGGTTACCTGGTAAAAGCCCGTACAAAGCAGATCAGCAAGGAACGGGGTAAAGAAAAGCACGTTGACGATTTTAATTTGAATAAATGGAGACTCAGTATTACCGGAGATGTGGGATATGGGCCTGTTAAGCTGTATGGCAACTTTGCATTAACGCCATTACATGATTACGGTCTTGAGCAATATCCTTTTTCTGTGGGATTACGCTTCAATGGTTTTTAA
- a CDS encoding insulinase family protein → MNLVKKTIFLMLLASCIIQLTIAQQKNEWKEAKSGGYTYKYISNDPMQARFYTLKNGLTVILSVNKKDPRIQTLIGTRAGSNNDPKDHTGLAHYLEHLLFKGTEQYGSLDWAREKPYLDKIEGLYDTYNHTSDATARKTIYHQIDSVSGLAAKYAIANEYDKMMTGMGAQGTNAHTWVEETIYEEDIPSNAIDKYLSVQSERFKDPVFRLFHTELEAVYEEKNRGLDNDSRKSYELMLSSLFPTHNYGQQSTIGTVEHLKNPSLKAIRKFYNEYYVPNNMAIVMAGDFNPDYVIKKIDDDFAYMKSKPVPEYKAPVEVPIKAPIVKEVVGPDAENVMIAYRMPGALDTKSSVVLGVVSEIMNNGKAGLLDLNINKAQKVLSASAGVMGWKDYAVFQLSGKPKQGQTLDQVKDLLLGQLEILKKGQFDETLVKAIVNNAKLSELQGLENNNNRASSLMDGFIKHRGQNWQADVSYVDNMGKVTKQQIVDFANKYFDNNYVLIYKRKGEDKNIEKVEKPTITPVAINRNDQSAFLKKVDAMPATQVQPQWLDFDKDIQKGKAGQADVLYVQNKDNGLFRLYYRFDMGAWNNKMLPLAAQYLQFLSTDKYTSEQISREFYNIACSFTLSSGNENSVIAISGLQENFDKAVALFEHLLTHCQVNEEALAALKGRIAKSRTDNKLNKGNIMKGLANYAMYGAKNPFNNALSQADLDGVTASQLTDMLHTFGNYKHTVIYYGPQSMNDMIAAVQKEHVIPATWKEAAPQQKFEKIDQAKNQVLFANYDMVQTEVNWVRNSVVYNPDNTALVSMFNGYFGGGMGSIVFQTIRESKALAYSTYAFYSSPDKKGARYSTVAYVGSQADKMNDAINGMNELLNDIPRSDKLFETARQSLKQDIETERITQDGIIFTYLADQKLGLQEDNRKKVYEKIDKITFDDVKKFHDEELAKKPYTYCVVASDKRVSMDDLKKFGDVKVLTLEEIFGY, encoded by the coding sequence ATGAACCTCGTTAAAAAAACAATTTTTTTAATGCTGCTGGCCAGTTGCATTATCCAACTGACTATTGCCCAGCAGAAGAATGAATGGAAGGAGGCCAAATCGGGCGGGTATACTTATAAGTATATCTCTAATGACCCTATGCAGGCCCGATTCTATACCCTGAAAAATGGCCTGACTGTAATTCTGAGTGTCAACAAAAAAGATCCTCGCATTCAGACGCTCATCGGCACAAGGGCAGGTAGTAACAACGACCCCAAAGATCATACTGGTCTTGCACACTACCTGGAACACCTCCTTTTTAAAGGCACAGAGCAATATGGTTCTCTGGACTGGGCAAGGGAAAAACCTTACCTGGACAAAATCGAAGGGCTGTATGATACGTATAATCATACCAGCGATGCTACTGCCCGTAAAACAATCTACCACCAGATTGACAGCGTATCAGGCCTGGCTGCTAAATATGCCATTGCCAACGAATACGATAAAATGATGACTGGTATGGGTGCACAGGGTACCAATGCGCATACCTGGGTAGAAGAAACGATTTACGAGGAAGATATTCCTTCCAATGCCATCGACAAGTACCTTTCTGTACAGTCAGAACGTTTTAAAGATCCTGTATTCCGTCTCTTCCATACAGAACTGGAAGCGGTGTATGAAGAAAAGAACAGAGGCCTGGACAATGACAGCCGTAAATCATATGAGCTGATGCTGTCTTCCCTGTTCCCTACTCATAACTATGGTCAGCAAAGCACCATCGGTACGGTGGAGCACCTGAAAAATCCTTCTCTGAAAGCTATCCGCAAGTTCTACAACGAATACTATGTGCCGAATAACATGGCCATCGTAATGGCGGGTGATTTCAACCCTGATTATGTAATTAAGAAGATTGATGACGACTTCGCGTACATGAAATCTAAACCAGTTCCTGAATACAAAGCTCCGGTGGAAGTGCCCATCAAAGCACCCATTGTGAAAGAAGTAGTAGGGCCTGATGCTGAAAATGTAATGATCGCTTATCGTATGCCTGGTGCACTGGATACTAAATCCTCTGTGGTGCTGGGTGTAGTCTCTGAGATCATGAATAATGGCAAAGCTGGTCTGCTGGATCTGAACATCAATAAAGCACAAAAAGTGCTGAGCGCAAGCGCCGGTGTAATGGGCTGGAAAGACTACGCGGTATTCCAACTGAGTGGTAAACCTAAACAAGGTCAGACCCTGGATCAGGTGAAAGATCTGTTACTCGGTCAGCTGGAAATTCTAAAGAAAGGCCAGTTCGACGAAACCCTGGTAAAGGCGATCGTGAACAATGCTAAACTGTCTGAATTACAGGGCCTGGAGAACAACAATAACCGCGCTTCATCCCTGATGGATGGCTTTATCAAGCACAGAGGCCAGAACTGGCAGGCAGATGTTTCCTACGTGGATAACATGGGTAAAGTAACCAAGCAGCAGATCGTTGATTTCGCCAATAAATATTTTGATAATAACTACGTACTGATTTACAAGCGTAAGGGTGAAGATAAAAATATTGAAAAGGTAGAAAAGCCAACCATCACTCCTGTAGCAATCAACCGCAATGATCAATCTGCCTTCCTGAAGAAAGTAGATGCAATGCCTGCTACCCAGGTACAACCACAGTGGCTGGATTTCGACAAGGATATTCAGAAAGGTAAAGCTGGTCAGGCAGATGTACTGTATGTACAGAACAAAGACAATGGTCTGTTCCGTTTGTACTACCGCTTTGATATGGGTGCCTGGAACAATAAGATGTTGCCACTGGCTGCTCAGTACTTACAATTCCTGAGTACTGATAAATATACTTCAGAGCAGATAAGCAGGGAGTTCTACAACATTGCTTGTAGTTTCACCCTGTCTTCCGGCAATGAAAATTCAGTCATCGCGATCTCTGGTCTCCAGGAGAATTTCGATAAGGCTGTTGCCCTGTTTGAGCACCTGCTCACACATTGCCAGGTAAATGAAGAGGCCCTGGCTGCGCTGAAAGGCCGTATTGCTAAATCACGTACCGATAACAAGCTGAATAAAGGTAATATCATGAAAGGGCTTGCTAACTATGCAATGTATGGCGCTAAGAATCCTTTCAACAATGCTTTGAGTCAGGCAGATCTGGATGGTGTAACTGCCAGCCAGCTGACCGATATGCTGCATACATTCGGCAATTACAAACATACTGTGATCTATTATGGTCCTCAGTCTATGAATGATATGATTGCTGCTGTGCAGAAAGAGCATGTGATCCCTGCTACCTGGAAGGAAGCAGCTCCTCAGCAGAAGTTTGAAAAAATAGACCAGGCTAAGAACCAGGTACTGTTTGCAAACTATGATATGGTGCAGACAGAAGTAAACTGGGTGAGGAACTCAGTAGTTTACAATCCTGATAATACTGCACTGGTAAGCATGTTCAATGGCTACTTTGGCGGTGGTATGGGATCTATTGTATTCCAGACAATCCGTGAGTCCAAGGCACTGGCTTATTCAACTTATGCTTTCTATTCAAGTCCTGATAAGAAAGGGGCACGTTATTCTACAGTAGCTTATGTAGGTAGCCAGGCAGATAAAATGAACGATGCGATCAACGGCATGAATGAGTTGCTGAATGATATTCCCCGTTCTGACAAGCTGTTTGAAACTGCAAGACAGAGCCTGAAACAGGATATCGAAACTGAAAGGATCACACAGGATGGTATCATCTTTACCTACCTGGCAGACCAGAAACTGGGCCTGCAGGAAGATAACCGCAAGAAGGTATACGAAAAGATCGATAAGATCACTTTTGATGATGTGAAGAAATTCCATGATGAAGAGCTGGCGAAAAAGCCATACACTTATTGCGTGGTAGCATCTGATAAACGTGTGAGCATGGATGATCTGAAGAAGTTTGGAGATGTGAAAGTATTAACGCTGGAAGAAATATTCGGTTACTAA
- a CDS encoding helix-turn-helix transcriptional regulator, translating into MSRLIHMGQRLKQILKQRKIKIVDFADMAGFTNQIAHYHLRKSDMKRSTLEKFCEIISISPDDFYEWNSVSIVNGEKPPGSAVLHHGHRLMELISERGLNKTRLAKRLGMSRRTMYNLFDKELFGSEELDKVSRALEISSTGFLHPGSMEDTRIADSDEMLALREKYYKLLEEHNLLLKTHSSLKEALEQAKKENLQLRKLARSKKG; encoded by the coding sequence ATGTCCAGGTTAATCCATATGGGCCAGCGCCTGAAGCAAATCTTAAAGCAGCGAAAGATTAAGATTGTTGACTTTGCAGATATGGCCGGTTTCACGAACCAAATAGCCCATTACCATCTACGAAAAAGCGATATGAAACGAAGTACATTAGAAAAATTCTGTGAGATCATCAGTATCTCGCCGGATGATTTCTATGAATGGAACAGTGTTTCTATTGTTAACGGCGAAAAGCCTCCCGGTTCTGCAGTATTACACCACGGCCACAGATTGATGGAATTGATCAGTGAGCGGGGATTAAACAAAACCAGGTTGGCCAAGCGGCTGGGAATGTCGAGGCGAACCATGTACAATCTCTTTGATAAAGAACTTTTTGGAAGTGAAGAATTGGACAAGGTGTCCAGAGCACTTGAAATAAGTTCCACTGGTTTCCTTCACCCCGGATCAATGGAAGATACCCGGATAGCAGATAGTGATGAAATGCTTGCTTTGAGGGAAAAATATTACAAGTTGCTGGAAGAACACAATTTGTTGTTGAAGACCCATTCCTCATTAAAAGAAGCACTCGAGCAGGCCAAGAAAGAAAATTTACAATTACGTAAGCTAGCCCGGTCCAAAAAGGGCTAA
- a CDS encoding 5' nucleotidase, NT5C type — translation MARIAIDMDGVMADTCQQYINWYAERYGETIDRNSLMGLPETEGFPGGKEIIRGFLYEPGFFRNKPVIKDCQEVVKALFDKHEVFIVSAAMEFPQSLVEKLDWLKEHFPFIGWERIVFCGSKTIVHADYMIDDHVKNLQYFKGEPLMFTAPHNVNISGYKRVNSWEEVGQILL, via the coding sequence ATGGCAAGAATAGCAATAGACATGGATGGAGTAATGGCAGATACCTGCCAGCAATATATTAACTGGTACGCGGAGCGCTATGGTGAAACAATAGACAGGAATTCCCTGATGGGTCTACCGGAAACAGAAGGTTTCCCCGGGGGCAAAGAGATTATCAGGGGATTCCTGTACGAACCGGGATTCTTCAGAAATAAACCTGTTATCAAAGACTGCCAGGAAGTAGTCAAAGCATTATTTGACAAACACGAAGTTTTCATCGTATCGGCAGCCATGGAATTTCCGCAGTCCTTAGTTGAAAAACTGGACTGGTTAAAAGAACACTTCCCTTTTATCGGATGGGAGCGTATTGTTTTCTGTGGATCCAAAACCATTGTGCATGCCGATTACATGATCGATGATCATGTGAAAAACCTGCAATATTTTAAAGGTGAACCGCTGATGTTTACAGCACCTCACAATGTTAATATTTCTGGATACAAACGCGTAAACAGCTGGGAAGAAGTAGGTCAGATCTTATTGTAA
- a CDS encoding alpha/beta hydrolase has translation MKLLKRTLVILFVVLNIVAAFHAYKFTHFYAPGTTDNRKPEQMNALGKLKIILFGVRISKTVSHTIPDTTYIPVNLPTTNGLHLSCWYIPVPNSRGTVLLFHGYGGNKGPGLSEAAWFRHLGYSTFLTDFRGHGNSEGNSCTIGYREADDVKAAYDYISKRGKKPIILWGVSMGAAAVLKAIPQYHLQPEKVILECPFATLTDAVRSRMRAVNLPESPLSQLLAIWGGLEHGFWGPGYQPAKEGEKLKMPVLLCWGEHDIRVTRDETKSIFNHLGSNHKQLVIFTQSGHQSFCRHEGPKWKKAVSTFLAAK, from the coding sequence ATGAAGCTGCTTAAACGTACCCTGGTTATTCTCTTTGTAGTCCTTAATATTGTCGCCGCCTTTCATGCTTATAAATTCACCCATTTCTATGCACCCGGTACTACAGACAATCGTAAACCTGAGCAGATGAATGCCCTTGGGAAACTGAAGATCATTCTCTTTGGTGTACGCATTTCAAAAACAGTCTCTCATACTATACCTGATACAACCTACATTCCTGTAAACCTGCCTACTACAAATGGCCTGCATCTCTCCTGCTGGTATATACCTGTACCTAATTCCAGGGGAACGGTGCTGCTTTTTCACGGGTATGGAGGCAACAAAGGCCCCGGGCTTTCCGAAGCTGCCTGGTTTCGTCATTTAGGATATAGTACCTTTCTCACAGACTTCAGAGGTCATGGCAACAGTGAAGGTAATTCCTGTACCATAGGTTACAGGGAAGCTGATGATGTAAAAGCTGCTTATGATTATATCAGCAAACGGGGAAAAAAGCCCATCATTCTCTGGGGTGTAAGCATGGGCGCAGCAGCCGTTCTAAAAGCAATACCACAATATCACCTGCAGCCGGAAAAAGTTATCCTGGAATGCCCTTTTGCAACACTAACAGATGCCGTCAGAAGCCGTATGCGGGCTGTCAATTTACCGGAATCCCCACTTTCTCAATTGCTGGCAATCTGGGGCGGTTTAGAACACGGATTCTGGGGACCGGGATATCAACCTGCAAAAGAAGGAGAAAAGCTGAAAATGCCCGTATTACTCTGCTGGGGAGAGCATGATATCAGGGTGACCAGAGATGAAACAAAATCCATCTTCAATCACTTAGGTAGCAACCACAAACAACTGGTAATATTTACCCAATCAGGTCACCAATCCTTTTGCAGACACGAAGGCCCTAAATGGAAAAAAGCCGTAAGTACCTTTCTGGCCGCAAAATAA
- the acs gene encoding acetate--CoA ligase: MAYPYQIRSLEDYQHQYQQSVMDPEGFWANIADHFYWRRKWDKVLEWNFKDPNVKWFVGGKLNITENCLDRHLGTSGNTPAIIWEPNDPEERHRVITYRDLYNKVCQFANVLKNNGVKKGDRVCIYMGMIPELAIAVLACARIGAVHSVVFGGFSAQSIADRIQDAQASLVITCDGAFRGNKDIPLKSVIDDALIACPSVKKVIVCTRTRTPVSMIKGRDLWWEDEIKQVETMGNPPCPAEEMDAEDMLFILYTSGSTGKPKGVVHTTGGYMVYANYTFVNTFQYQPGEVYFCTADVGWITGHSYIIYGPLSAGATTVMFEGVPTWPDAGRLWSITDKFRVNTLYTAPTAIRSLMGYGLGPVNHKDLSSLKKLGSVGEPINEEAWHWFKDNIGKGRCPIVDTWWQTETGGIMITPIAGITHEKPGYATLPLPGVQPILVDERGQEITGNNVNGNLCIKYPWPGMLRTTYGDHERCRTTYFATYNNLYFTGDGCLRDEDGYYRITGRVDDVLNVSGHRIGTAEVENAINMHAGVVESAVVGYPHDIKGQGIYAFVIAEKMAHDPELTKKDILQTVSRIIGPIAKPDKIQFVAGLPKTRSGKIMRRILRKIAEGEMENLGDTSTLLDPGVVDDIKRGKQ, translated from the coding sequence ATGGCTTATCCTTACCAGATTAGGAGCTTAGAAGATTATCAACACCAATATCAGCAGAGCGTTATGGATCCCGAAGGATTTTGGGCCAATATAGCTGATCATTTTTATTGGCGCCGCAAATGGGATAAAGTCCTGGAATGGAACTTCAAAGATCCAAATGTAAAATGGTTCGTCGGTGGCAAACTCAATATTACAGAGAATTGCCTCGATCGCCACCTTGGTACATCAGGCAACACGCCAGCTATCATCTGGGAGCCAAATGATCCGGAAGAACGTCACCGCGTTATTACTTATAGAGACCTTTATAACAAAGTTTGCCAGTTTGCAAACGTCCTCAAAAATAATGGTGTTAAGAAAGGAGACCGCGTCTGCATCTACATGGGCATGATCCCTGAACTGGCTATTGCCGTACTGGCCTGCGCCCGTATCGGTGCCGTTCACTCCGTGGTATTTGGTGGATTCAGCGCGCAATCTATCGCTGACAGGATCCAGGATGCCCAGGCCAGCCTCGTCATTACCTGCGATGGCGCCTTCCGTGGTAATAAAGATATTCCACTCAAATCTGTAATTGACGATGCACTCATCGCCTGCCCTTCCGTAAAGAAAGTGATCGTATGTACCCGCACCCGCACTCCTGTGAGTATGATCAAAGGCCGTGACCTGTGGTGGGAAGATGAGATCAAACAGGTAGAAACCATGGGCAACCCTCCCTGCCCTGCCGAAGAAATGGATGCTGAAGATATGCTCTTCATCCTCTATACATCCGGCTCTACCGGCAAACCTAAAGGAGTGGTGCATACCACCGGCGGGTACATGGTATATGCCAATTATACCTTTGTAAATACATTCCAGTACCAGCCCGGTGAAGTATATTTCTGTACTGCCGACGTAGGCTGGATTACCGGTCATAGCTATATTATCTACGGCCCGCTCAGCGCCGGTGCTACCACTGTAATGTTCGAAGGGGTGCCTACCTGGCCGGATGCAGGTCGCCTGTGGTCTATCACCGACAAGTTCCGTGTCAACACCCTCTATACCGCACCAACAGCCATCCGCAGCCTCATGGGTTACGGTCTGGGCCCGGTAAATCACAAAGACCTGAGCTCCCTGAAAAAACTGGGTAGCGTAGGAGAACCAATCAATGAAGAAGCATGGCATTGGTTCAAAGACAATATCGGCAAAGGACGTTGTCCAATCGTAGACACCTGGTGGCAAACTGAAACCGGTGGTATTATGATTACGCCTATAGCCGGTATTACACACGAAAAACCAGGTTATGCCACACTCCCACTGCCAGGTGTTCAGCCTATTCTTGTTGATGAAAGAGGCCAGGAAATCACCGGCAATAACGTGAACGGTAACCTTTGCATTAAATACCCGTGGCCCGGCATGCTGCGTACTACTTACGGTGACCACGAACGCTGCCGCACCACCTACTTCGCAACCTACAATAACCTCTACTTCACTGGCGATGGCTGTCTCCGCGATGAAGATGGTTACTACCGCATCACCGGCCGTGTGGATGATGTACTGAATGTAAGCGGACACCGTATCGGTACTGCCGAAGTAGAAAATGCCATCAACATGCACGCAGGTGTGGTAGAAAGCGCTGTAGTAGGATATCCGCACGACATCAAAGGACAAGGTATCTATGCATTCGTCATCGCAGAGAAAATGGCTCATGATCCCGAACTGACAAAGAAAGATATCCTCCAGACCGTATCCCGTATCATTGGCCCTATTGCCAAACCGGATAAGATCCAGTTTGTAGCCGGATTACCTAAAACCAGATCCGGTAAGATCATGCGTCGTATTCTCCGCAAAATAGCTGAAGGCGAAATGGAGAACCTCGGCGACACCTCCACCCTGCTGGATCCGGGCGTAGTAGACGACATCAAAAGAGGCAAACAATAA
- a CDS encoding RNA polymerase sigma factor: MTEKEYNKCVDLYADNLFRFIVKNLDHTEDARDVVQNAFEILWKHCIDVPFEKAKSYLFTVAYHNMIDHVRKIKRITLVDEFKEDTKISEQKINDARKVLEKALDKLTDVQRSLILLKDYEGYSYEEIGEIMQLNPSQVKVYLHRARLHLKQYLVKIENVI; the protein is encoded by the coding sequence ATGACGGAAAAGGAGTACAACAAATGCGTGGATCTGTACGCGGATAATCTCTTCCGGTTTATAGTTAAGAACCTAGACCATACAGAAGATGCGAGGGACGTGGTACAGAATGCGTTTGAAATATTGTGGAAACATTGTATAGATGTGCCTTTTGAAAAGGCCAAGTCATATCTCTTTACAGTAGCTTACCACAATATGATAGACCATGTCCGTAAGATAAAGAGGATTACACTGGTAGATGAGTTTAAGGAAGATACGAAGATCAGTGAGCAGAAAATAAACGATGCGAGAAAAGTATTGGAGAAGGCGCTGGATAAACTGACGGACGTACAACGATCCCTGATCCTGCTAAAAGACTATGAGGGATATAGTTATGAGGAGATCGGAGAGATCATGCAGTTGAATCCCTCACAGGTAAAAGTATACCTGCATAGGGCGAGGTTGCATCTGAAGCAGTATCTTGTGAAAATTGAAAATGTAATTTGA
- a CDS encoding L,D-transpeptidase family protein — translation MNRYCLLLLLVLLYVPVSGFKTTITTNINNDSYLYSVKVNPGNIDPDKVFLLIDKSDYRLYLYEDVTLRKIYKVVFGNNDQSDKCKEGDRLTPEGTFHIMSKRLDKLWNRFMLLDYPNEASLERFHRLQNEGYLPAVATPGGGIGIHGVEWNSGIRDNYVEQRINWTLGCISMKNSDVSELYEVIKVGTPVVIRK, via the coding sequence ATGAATCGCTATTGCCTGCTACTATTATTGGTATTACTGTATGTGCCAGTATCAGGATTTAAGACCACAATTACTACTAACATTAACAATGACAGTTATCTTTATTCAGTGAAAGTGAACCCGGGGAATATAGACCCGGACAAGGTTTTTTTGCTGATAGACAAAAGTGACTACAGGCTTTACTTATATGAAGATGTGACGCTTCGTAAGATTTACAAAGTAGTATTTGGTAATAATGATCAGTCTGATAAATGCAAAGAAGGTGACCGCCTGACGCCGGAAGGTACTTTCCATATCATGAGTAAACGGCTTGATAAGCTATGGAACAGATTTATGCTGCTCGACTACCCGAATGAGGCTTCCCTGGAGCGTTTTCATCGTTTACAGAATGAGGGATACCTGCCTGCAGTGGCTACACCGGGAGGTGGTATTGGCATCCATGGTGTAGAGTGGAATTCCGGTATCCGTGATAATTATGTGGAGCAGCGGATCAACTGGACACTGGGTTGTATCAGTATGAAGAATAGTGATGTAAGTGAATTGTATGAGGTGATCAAAGTAGGAACACCGGTGGTGATCAGAAAATAG